The following are from one region of the Polyangiaceae bacterium genome:
- a CDS encoding sel1 repeat family protein, with protein MTRTDEEKAGRRRAPPSLLAQVPPRRSPVGYVVALGLGAALGFRVAQAVPRGGAASASGSAADLLGAACEAGKAAACGDLGKLYALGVGVPRDLGRAADLFDKACSGGDTAGCASLGEALDVGQGRARDATRARTLLEQACNGGVGDACARLGDKSDKGLGVPKDEAKAVEYFRKGCEAESAAACAGLALATYVGKGVPANPVRAKVLFEKACNGGSAEGCYGYGRSLMGSRGGEQDAARAAELVQKGCDMGSAQACRAMALMLSDRGNQKPDPDRAKALFERACGLGDATSCERLRGGG; from the coding sequence GTGACCCGAACTGACGAAGAAAAAGCCGGGCGCCGGCGTGCGCCCCCGTCCTTGCTGGCTCAGGTTCCGCCCCGGCGCTCGCCCGTGGGCTACGTCGTGGCGCTCGGCCTGGGTGCGGCGCTGGGCTTCCGCGTCGCCCAAGCCGTGCCGCGGGGCGGGGCGGCGAGCGCTTCGGGCAGCGCGGCAGATCTCCTGGGCGCCGCGTGCGAAGCTGGCAAGGCCGCCGCCTGTGGCGATCTCGGTAAGCTCTACGCGCTGGGGGTGGGCGTGCCTCGAGATCTAGGCCGCGCCGCGGATCTGTTCGACAAGGCCTGCAGCGGCGGCGATACCGCAGGCTGCGCCTCCCTGGGGGAGGCCCTCGACGTCGGCCAAGGGCGAGCGCGCGACGCGACCCGCGCTCGAACGCTCCTCGAGCAGGCCTGCAATGGTGGCGTGGGCGACGCCTGCGCCCGCTTGGGCGACAAGAGCGACAAGGGCCTGGGCGTGCCCAAGGACGAAGCCAAGGCGGTGGAGTACTTCCGCAAAGGCTGCGAGGCCGAGAGCGCCGCGGCCTGCGCTGGCCTCGCTCTCGCGACCTACGTGGGCAAGGGCGTGCCCGCCAATCCCGTGCGCGCCAAGGTGCTGTTCGAGAAGGCCTGCAACGGCGGCAGTGCCGAGGGCTGCTACGGCTACGGCCGCTCGCTGATGGGCAGCCGCGGCGGAGAGCAGGACGCCGCGCGCGCCGCCGAGCTGGTGCAGAAGGGCTGCGACATGGGCAGCGCCCAGGCCTGTCGCGCGATGGCCCTCATGCTCTCGGATCGCGGCAATCAGAAGCCGGATCCGGATCGCGCGAAGGCGTTGTTCGAGCGCGCCTGCGGCCTCGGGGATGCGACCAGCTGCGAGCGCCTGCGCGGCGGCGGCTGA
- a CDS encoding NAD(P)-dependent glycerol-3-phosphate dehydrogenase produces the protein MDDRVAVIGAGSWGTTLAKVLGDNGRKVWLWTRREELARGINDKHENADYLPNVRLPDNVEATHDLERIAKSCHLILMVVPSHGMRAAARELGDFLSGEHVLIHASKGIEEGSFKRMSEILREETCVRKIGVLSGPNLAKELANKQPTGTLVASHFDEVYERAAAVLNNDYFRVYGGRDVIGAEVGGAFKNIVALAAGVAAGLGFGENTKALLLTRGLSEMARYGMAMKAELLTFGGMAGMGDLIATCSSPLSRNHQVGARLAAGESLQEIQKQMRMVAEGVKTTHAVHDYAVKKGIDLPIVKAVYHLLYEGGDVPTLMRDLMSIPTGAEFVALSP, from the coding sequence ATGGACGATCGAGTGGCAGTGATTGGCGCCGGCAGCTGGGGCACCACCCTGGCGAAGGTGCTCGGGGACAACGGCCGGAAGGTCTGGCTCTGGACGCGGCGCGAAGAGCTGGCCCGGGGCATCAACGACAAGCACGAGAACGCCGACTATCTCCCCAACGTTCGGCTACCCGACAACGTAGAAGCGACCCACGACCTCGAGCGCATCGCCAAGAGCTGTCACCTGATCTTGATGGTGGTGCCCTCCCACGGCATGCGCGCCGCAGCGCGGGAGCTCGGAGACTTCTTGAGCGGCGAGCACGTGCTCATCCACGCCTCCAAGGGTATCGAGGAGGGCAGCTTCAAACGCATGAGCGAGATCTTGCGGGAGGAGACCTGCGTTCGGAAGATCGGCGTGCTCTCGGGGCCCAACCTGGCCAAGGAGCTGGCCAACAAGCAGCCCACGGGAACGCTCGTGGCCTCGCACTTCGACGAGGTGTACGAGCGCGCCGCCGCGGTGCTGAACAACGACTACTTTCGCGTATACGGCGGTCGCGACGTGATCGGTGCCGAGGTGGGCGGCGCGTTCAAGAACATCGTCGCGCTCGCGGCCGGTGTGGCCGCGGGTCTCGGCTTCGGCGAGAACACCAAGGCGCTGCTGCTCACGCGCGGTCTCAGCGAGATGGCGCGCTACGGCATGGCCATGAAGGCGGAGCTGCTCACCTTCGGAGGCATGGCCGGCATGGGCGACCTGATCGCCACCTGCTCGTCGCCCCTGTCACGCAATCATCAGGTGGGAGCGCGGCTGGCAGCCGGCGAAAGTCTTCAGGAAATCCAGAAGCAGATGCGGATGGTAGCCGAAGGTGTGAAAACCACCCACGCCGTCCACGACTACGCGGTGAAGAAGGGGATCGATCTCCCCATCGTGAAGGCGGTGTATCATCTGCTGTACGAGGGGGGGGACGTACCCACCCTCATGCGGGATCTGATGAGCATCCCGACTGGTGCAGAGTTCGTTGCCCTGAGCCCATGA
- a CDS encoding 1-acyl-sn-glycerol-3-phosphate acyltransferase — translation MRPEDRERAQIEAATRVVDRTVAAARSSLDLEAAISDTLYHERRRLERAKHDARFKADSAFYQKLQRRLRHASDADLRHLLDQISRRFAAEIVGNFDDNVYKLSTTVVPTGLSLLLGAMTPKSFTSLSSLRRGLSDHMRIEGAVDHVRSLLDHGTLIVVPTHSSHLDSIVLGYAVHLMGLPPLLYGAGLNLFENPATSFFMGRLGAYRVDRKKQSKLYKDVLKEYATVALELGYNNLFFPGGTRSRSGAVEQHLKRGLLGTGINAYIQNLRVKRDKPNLYVVPCTISYKLVLEAETLIDDHLKEVGKARYIIEDDEFSKPRRVLQFLSDLVSLDAKVVLTFSPPLDLFGNRVDEEGRSLDPRGRIVDPASYVAVDGEPRHEPQRDAEYTNELSEQIVASFLNENVVMSTHLVGHALLSLLKHKNPGMDLYRLLRTGGHAPAVPVDELASETGRVLGAIRDLPNGPRLSEELSRDPRSIVDDALRAYACYHVRPAAVRRGDRIFHEDRNLLLYYGNRLRGYDLGRALA, via the coding sequence ATGCGCCCGGAAGACCGAGAGCGCGCCCAAATCGAGGCTGCCACCCGAGTGGTCGACCGCACCGTGGCGGCTGCCCGCTCCAGCCTCGATCTGGAAGCCGCGATCAGCGACACCCTGTACCATGAGCGACGACGCCTCGAGCGCGCCAAGCACGACGCGCGCTTCAAGGCCGACTCCGCCTTCTACCAGAAGCTCCAGCGACGGCTGCGCCACGCCTCCGACGCGGACCTGCGCCATCTGCTGGACCAGATCTCGCGGCGCTTCGCCGCGGAGATCGTGGGCAACTTCGACGACAACGTCTACAAGCTGTCGACCACGGTGGTGCCCACGGGGCTGTCGCTGTTGCTCGGCGCCATGACCCCGAAGAGCTTCACCTCGCTGTCGTCGTTGCGCCGCGGACTCTCGGATCACATGCGCATCGAAGGGGCCGTGGACCACGTGCGCTCGCTCCTGGATCACGGCACGTTGATCGTGGTGCCCACCCACTCCTCGCACCTCGACAGCATCGTCCTGGGCTACGCGGTGCACCTGATGGGCTTGCCGCCGCTGCTGTACGGCGCGGGGCTCAACCTGTTCGAGAACCCGGCGACGTCCTTCTTCATGGGTCGCCTCGGCGCCTATCGCGTGGACCGCAAGAAGCAGTCGAAGCTCTACAAGGACGTGCTGAAGGAGTACGCCACCGTCGCCCTGGAGCTCGGATACAACAACTTGTTCTTCCCCGGTGGCACCCGCAGCCGGAGCGGCGCCGTGGAGCAGCACCTGAAGCGCGGGCTGCTGGGCACCGGCATCAACGCCTACATCCAGAACCTGCGGGTGAAGCGCGACAAGCCCAACCTGTACGTCGTCCCTTGCACCATCTCCTACAAGCTGGTGCTGGAAGCGGAAACGCTGATTGACGATCACCTGAAGGAAGTGGGCAAGGCGCGCTACATCATCGAAGACGACGAGTTCTCCAAGCCCCGGCGGGTGCTGCAGTTCCTCTCGGATCTCGTGAGCCTGGATGCCAAGGTCGTGCTCACCTTCTCGCCCCCGCTGGATCTGTTCGGCAACCGCGTGGACGAAGAAGGCCGAAGCCTCGACCCCCGCGGTCGCATCGTGGACCCCGCCAGCTACGTGGCGGTGGACGGCGAGCCGCGCCACGAGCCCCAACGCGACGCCGAGTACACCAACGAGCTGTCGGAGCAGATCGTGGCGTCGTTCCTGAACGAGAACGTGGTGATGTCCACGCACCTCGTGGGCCATGCGCTGCTCTCCCTGCTCAAGCACAAGAACCCGGGCATGGATCTGTATCGCCTGTTGCGCACCGGCGGGCACGCCCCGGCGGTGCCGGTGGACGAGCTCGCCAGCGAGACGGGCCGGGTTCTCGGCGCCATACGCGATCTCCCGAATGGGCCGCGGCTGTCGGAAGAGCTGTCGCGCGATCCGCGTAGCATCGTGGACGACGCCCTGCGCGCCTACGCCTGCTACCACGTTCGGCCGGCGGCGGTGCGCCGCGGCGACCGCATCTTCCACGAGGATCGCAACCTGCTTCTTTACTACGGCAATCGACTGCGCGGTTACGACTTGGGCCGGGCCCTCGCTTGA
- a CDS encoding NAD-binding protein produces the protein MSTQRRRRLGGIWKWFRWRALALVFVFVCALVAFSIGAQPSARPDIAGEPMLARVYYAMSLFVLGGTDLGVPLKGSTFAVSLAWFSYFAAPAITATALVEAIVRVLTPELWRLYRLRGHFVVFGADQLTTLYLRRLRRQHPHVPVVVVESRTAHAEIDTLREAHGAHVAMGDVTDADFLATLHLERAARVALLSDDDFSNLDAAAKILSLVPELSKRIMVHVSDLRMASVLEGTAVSRHAEVFNTHQIAACHLVETRIVEHFERTDPLDCVVLAGFGRFGQTVLKELQEKEAGRFDTVVILDRMAERRAAEFDEQVGFAGDYQRHCIEGDLGDPRLWQRAAAHFDQREPLVVVGAGDDPENLRTALWVAQRFERASVVVRCYQLSAFAEDVAHNGRIYGFGVSELVSQSMPEHWFSP, from the coding sequence ATGAGCACGCAGCGGCGACGCCGGCTGGGCGGGATCTGGAAGTGGTTCCGCTGGAGGGCTCTCGCGCTGGTCTTCGTGTTCGTCTGCGCCCTGGTGGCGTTCTCCATTGGCGCCCAACCGAGTGCACGCCCCGACATCGCCGGCGAGCCGATGCTGGCTCGGGTGTACTACGCGATGTCGCTGTTCGTGTTGGGCGGGACGGATCTCGGTGTCCCCTTGAAGGGCTCCACCTTCGCCGTCAGCCTGGCGTGGTTCTCGTACTTCGCGGCTCCGGCGATCACCGCCACCGCGCTGGTGGAGGCCATCGTGCGGGTGCTCACGCCGGAGCTGTGGCGGCTGTACCGATTGCGCGGCCACTTCGTGGTCTTCGGCGCCGATCAGCTCACCACCCTGTATCTTCGGCGGCTGCGCCGGCAGCACCCCCACGTGCCGGTGGTGGTGGTGGAGTCCCGGACGGCGCACGCGGAGATCGACACGCTACGCGAGGCTCACGGCGCCCACGTGGCCATGGGCGACGTCACCGACGCCGACTTTCTCGCGACCTTGCACCTCGAGCGCGCAGCCCGCGTCGCCCTGCTCTCGGACGACGACTTTTCGAATCTCGACGCCGCCGCCAAGATCCTGTCGCTGGTGCCGGAGCTCTCGAAGCGGATCATGGTGCACGTCTCGGATCTGCGCATGGCCAGCGTGCTCGAAGGCACCGCGGTCTCGCGCCACGCGGAGGTGTTCAACACGCACCAGATTGCCGCTTGTCATCTGGTGGAGACCCGAATCGTCGAGCACTTCGAGCGGACCGACCCTCTCGACTGCGTGGTGCTCGCCGGCTTCGGACGCTTCGGCCAGACCGTGCTCAAGGAGCTCCAGGAGAAGGAGGCCGGCCGCTTCGACACCGTCGTGATCCTCGATCGCATGGCCGAGCGGCGCGCCGCCGAATTCGACGAGCAAGTCGGCTTTGCCGGCGACTACCAGCGCCACTGCATCGAAGGCGATCTCGGGGATCCACGGCTGTGGCAGCGTGCGGCGGCCCATTTCGATCAGCGCGAGCCCCTCGTGGTGGTCGGCGCCGGGGACGACCCGGAGAATCTCCGCACGGCGCTGTGGGTGGCACAGCGCTTCGAGCGCGCGAGCGTGGTGGTGCGCTGCTATCAGCTGTCCGCCTTCGCGGAGGACGTCGCCCACAACGGACGCATCTACGGCTTCGGGGTCTCGGAGCTCGTGTCCCAGAGCATGCCGGAGCACTGGTTTTCGCCATGA
- a CDS encoding glutamate synthase subunit beta: protein MGKVTGFLEYERAEADKRPVDERVKDFRELELPVVQESLQRQGARCMDCGIPFCNTGCPLENLIPDWNDHVYRGRWDLALDALSATNNFPEVTGRVCPAPCEAACVLGINDDPVSIKLIEKSIADRAIADGAIVPRPAREKTGKTVAVVGSGPAGLAAAQQLARAGHDVVVLERDDRIGGLLSYGIPDFKLDKSIVTRRVEQMQREGVRFETGVNVGVDLSVAELQERFDAVCLAIGSRKPRDLTVPGRELSGIHFAMDFLEQQNRRVAGDPIPEDRVISAAGKHVVVIGGGDTGSDCIGTSHRQGALSVTSLEILPRPPDERSPSTPWPLWPLMLRTSSSHEEGGERRFSVSTERFSGDAGRVTTMHCVEVEMRAGRPERVAGSEHELSADLVLLAMGFVHPEHEGLVEHLGLKLDRRGNVRVDEQFMTSVPGVFAAGDCQRGQSLVVWAIADGRRTAASIDTWLRREKSDSDAA from the coding sequence ATGGGCAAGGTCACCGGATTCCTCGAGTACGAGCGGGCCGAAGCGGACAAGCGCCCTGTCGACGAGCGCGTGAAGGACTTTCGCGAGCTCGAGCTGCCGGTGGTGCAGGAGTCCCTCCAGCGTCAGGGCGCTCGCTGTATGGACTGCGGCATACCGTTCTGTAACACCGGCTGCCCGCTGGAGAACCTGATCCCGGACTGGAACGATCACGTGTATCGCGGCCGCTGGGATCTGGCTCTCGATGCGCTTTCCGCCACCAACAACTTCCCCGAGGTCACCGGGCGGGTGTGCCCCGCCCCCTGTGAAGCGGCCTGTGTGCTGGGCATCAACGACGATCCCGTCAGCATCAAGCTGATCGAGAAGTCCATCGCCGATCGCGCCATCGCCGACGGCGCCATCGTGCCCCGACCCGCGCGCGAGAAGACCGGCAAGACCGTGGCCGTCGTGGGCTCCGGTCCCGCGGGCCTCGCCGCCGCGCAGCAGCTCGCGCGCGCCGGCCACGACGTGGTCGTGCTCGAGCGGGACGATCGCATCGGCGGGCTGCTCAGCTACGGCATCCCGGACTTCAAGCTCGACAAGAGCATCGTCACGCGCCGCGTGGAGCAAATGCAGCGCGAAGGCGTGCGCTTCGAGACCGGCGTGAACGTCGGCGTGGATCTGAGCGTGGCGGAGCTCCAAGAGCGGTTCGACGCCGTGTGCTTGGCGATCGGCTCCCGCAAGCCGCGGGACCTCACGGTGCCCGGACGCGAGCTTTCGGGCATCCACTTCGCGATGGACTTCCTCGAGCAACAAAACCGCCGCGTGGCGGGAGATCCGATACCGGAAGACCGCGTCATCAGCGCCGCCGGCAAGCACGTCGTGGTGATCGGCGGCGGCGACACCGGCAGCGACTGCATCGGCACCTCCCACCGCCAGGGCGCCCTCAGCGTCACCAGTCTCGAGATCCTCCCGCGTCCGCCGGACGAGCGCTCCCCTTCGACACCGTGGCCGCTGTGGCCGCTCATGCTGCGCACGTCGTCGTCCCACGAAGAAGGCGGCGAGCGGCGCTTCAGCGTGTCGACGGAGCGCTTCAGCGGCGACGCCGGCCGTGTCACCACCATGCATTGCGTGGAGGTGGAGATGCGCGCCGGTCGTCCGGAGCGCGTTGCGGGCAGTGAGCACGAGCTGTCGGCGGATCTCGTGCTGCTGGCCATGGGCTTCGTGCATCCCGAGCACGAAGGGCTGGTGGAACACTTGGGCTTGAAGCTCGACCGCCGCGGTAACGTGCGGGTGGACGAGCAGTTCATGACCAGCGTGCCGGGGGTGTTCGCGGCCGGCGACTGCCAGCGGGGACAGTCCCTGGTGGTGTGGGCGATCGCGGATGGACGGCGCACTGCGGCATCCATCGATACCTGGCTTCGCCGCGAAAAGAGCGACTCCGACGCCGCATGA
- a CDS encoding DUF393 domain-containing protein, translating into MTGPSIDLRWAGAARVGLGAALLLDLLRRAQVARTFFSNEGVLPNHVALLREHTLPTFYMSLSRPGEVAVGLALTAVVYLLFTIGFHTRVCHLLALACLVGLGLRNPLVQAPAEPLLAALLALTVTLPLGRRLSIDALRASLARRHEKSSAELADRESPAVSHRSIAVAVLVATWSLLHVLGCLDTTDASLGYLLHHDALVSGVGRALREPLSLPWVARGVRLALLALALLLLIPRARRLAALLAGLLYGGLALTTELDLFAFVRFLPFVLLLRTPGLAARWFARDSRKRTVIFDADCGICLLVSRVLVRLDPFRRLTFVGNDELERIPDAVPRDVLETSVVVIDSKGGVHTEERAVFEIGRALPFGILMLGWCGIPGLAAIGRRGYRAIAERRIAISSWLGLGACGMPHAPSGGGATAPPPAEHPRLRAVVALSVAALIVAGVAHDSPWLAALLPPPPAAAAAARAPWASRRWSDVLRGAWTPRRGRHPGRRPPRRSAHRPRAEARGRWPRAVPLWAAYGRHLREPRFEAERVPFRSWLVARTEPKATTLTVWWVRERAPEPGASSATPLPPVELSRA; encoded by the coding sequence ATGACCGGCCCCTCGATCGATCTGCGCTGGGCGGGTGCAGCGCGCGTAGGATTGGGAGCTGCCCTACTCCTCGATCTGCTGCGTCGCGCCCAGGTGGCCCGAACGTTCTTCAGCAACGAGGGGGTGCTGCCCAATCACGTCGCGCTCCTCCGCGAGCACACGCTGCCGACGTTCTACATGTCCCTCAGCCGTCCCGGCGAGGTGGCCGTGGGCTTGGCGCTCACCGCCGTCGTCTACCTGCTGTTCACCATCGGGTTTCATACCCGCGTTTGTCACCTGCTGGCGCTCGCTTGCTTGGTGGGCTTGGGGCTTCGGAACCCGCTGGTGCAAGCGCCCGCCGAGCCGCTGCTCGCCGCGCTGCTCGCGCTCACGGTGACGCTCCCGCTCGGACGCCGTCTGTCGATCGACGCCCTGCGCGCGAGCTTGGCGCGTCGCCACGAGAAGTCCTCGGCGGAGCTCGCGGACCGGGAGTCGCCGGCCGTCAGCCATCGGAGCATCGCCGTCGCGGTGCTCGTGGCGACCTGGTCGCTGCTGCATGTGCTCGGATGTCTGGATACCACCGACGCCTCCCTCGGATACCTCCTGCATCACGACGCTCTGGTCAGCGGAGTCGGTCGTGCCCTGCGCGAGCCCCTGTCCCTCCCATGGGTCGCCCGCGGCGTGCGCCTCGCGCTGCTTGCCCTCGCGCTGCTGCTGCTGATTCCACGAGCGCGACGCCTCGCCGCCCTACTCGCGGGCTTGCTGTACGGCGGCCTCGCCCTCACCACCGAGCTCGATCTGTTCGCCTTCGTGCGCTTTTTGCCGTTCGTGCTCCTGCTTCGGACCCCGGGCCTCGCCGCCCGGTGGTTCGCGAGGGATTCGCGAAAGCGAACCGTGATCTTCGACGCCGACTGCGGCATCTGCCTGCTCGTGTCGCGGGTTCTCGTCCGCCTCGATCCGTTTCGCCGCCTGACCTTCGTGGGCAATGACGAGCTCGAGCGCATTCCCGATGCCGTACCCCGTGACGTCCTCGAGACCAGCGTCGTCGTGATCGACTCGAAGGGTGGGGTGCACACCGAAGAGCGCGCCGTCTTCGAGATCGGCCGGGCGCTGCCTTTTGGCATTTTGATGTTGGGGTGGTGCGGAATCCCGGGGCTCGCCGCCATCGGTCGTCGCGGGTACCGCGCGATCGCGGAGCGTCGCATCGCGATTTCGTCGTGGCTCGGCTTGGGCGCGTGCGGCATGCCGCACGCGCCCTCGGGAGGCGGCGCCACGGCGCCGCCTCCCGCGGAGCACCCACGGCTGCGCGCCGTCGTCGCCCTGAGCGTCGCGGCGCTCATCGTCGCCGGCGTCGCGCACGACTCGCCGTGGCTCGCGGCGCTGCTGCCGCCGCCGCCGGCGGCGGCGGCGGCCGCGCGCGCGCCCTGGGCGTCGCGCCGCTGGTCGGACGTCCTCCGCGGAGCATGGACGCCTCGTCGTGGACGCCACCCTGGCCGACGGCCGCCACGTCGATCCGCTCACCGGCCGCGAGCCGAGGCTCGCGGCCGGTGGCCCCGCGCTGTCCCGCTGTGGGCCGCCTACGGCCGTCACCTGCGCGAGCCGCGCTTCGAGGCCGAGCGCGTGCCCTTCCGCAGCTGGCTCGTCGCTCGCACGGAGCCCAAGGCGACGACGCTCACGGTGTGGTGGGTGCGCGAGCGCGCGCCGGAGCCCGGCGCGAGCTCCGCCACGCCACTGCCCCCCGTCGAGCTCTCGCGCGCCTGA
- a CDS encoding 1-acyl-sn-glycerol-3-phosphate acyltransferase: MTVWHLSRAIVETAWISAPTVVDAALGRVTSEACDERLDSWSRRLLEQARIELSVHGLGHAPVGETFVVMSNHQSLYDIPVVFQALERRVRMVAKSELFRVPVWAPAMRASGFVEIDRKNRERAIESLSRAKEALASGTSIWIAPEGTRSRSGALGEFKQGGFHLALDADCRILPVTIVGTRKVLPAKGFNVRPGALVHVWVSEPVRAADYGHQRRAELCEEVRRRIAEHL; this comes from the coding sequence ATGACGGTCTGGCATCTGTCCCGCGCCATCGTCGAAACCGCGTGGATCAGCGCGCCCACGGTGGTGGATGCCGCGCTCGGTCGCGTCACCTCGGAGGCGTGCGACGAACGCCTCGACTCCTGGTCGCGCCGCCTGCTCGAGCAAGCGCGCATCGAGCTGTCGGTGCACGGCCTCGGGCACGCTCCGGTGGGCGAGACCTTCGTGGTGATGAGCAATCACCAATCGCTGTACGACATTCCGGTGGTGTTTCAGGCTCTCGAGCGTCGGGTGCGGATGGTCGCCAAGTCCGAGCTCTTTCGCGTCCCCGTGTGGGCTCCTGCCATGCGCGCCTCGGGCTTCGTGGAAATCGATCGCAAGAACCGCGAGCGCGCCATCGAAAGCCTGTCCCGCGCCAAGGAGGCCCTCGCGTCCGGCACCAGCATCTGGATTGCGCCGGAGGGAACTCGTAGCCGTAGCGGCGCCCTCGGCGAGTTCAAACAAGGCGGTTTTCACCTGGCGCTCGACGCCGACTGCCGCATCCTGCCCGTCACCATCGTGGGCACTCGCAAGGTGCTCCCCGCCAAGGGCTTCAATGTGAGGCCCGGCGCCCTGGTCCACGTGTGGGTGAGCGAGCCGGTGCGCGCCGCTGACTACGGCCACCAGCGCCGCGCCGAGCTGTGCGAAGAAGTCCGTCGTCGCATCGCCGAGCACCTGTAG
- a CDS encoding zinc-ribbon domain-containing protein has translation MEVTCTNCPARYAVPDAKVRGRKVRIKCKHCGAGIVVDGTVLGAAAPKAPKPEPRPAPKPEFKPEPKPAPEPAPKPEPKPEPKPEPKPEPKPEPKPEPKPEPKPEPKPEPKPEPKPEPKPEPKPAPKPFEPAKPEPELVATKNVGGGFSPLDDRPSGWHEPGAGVPGARTRQRNPAKQTLLGGLGGPGADDEPSPPPVVAEAKPTPKPAAAVPRPTAAGAAPRRVSANKRTMIGIPAPAVEEPAVPPMAPVAEEPAASESGDEPEWTVAITDDQHEELNTNEVVELYARGAIDQETFIWADGMEDWKQPWEIPLIAAALSARGLAPLPEESDDDDRTIVSDGLPPSRSSGVWREPGSWSSPDLNAPFDDDAVSFDDVTVSMDAPRAAELLREASLLDEMQGPPRQPATTMDVGVDELMDDAAHEDVTRAVPSSPDWTTEEDAHLTGARHDDSVLFSLDALAKNPEPAGPEDFADEEPTSLFDDDQPTTIFQDDQPTTLLEQPAVAAAERLAAPFPEPVPIVPEPTPAPPPVAPIPVAPPPVSMPAPEQKKKGGSGFVWLLLFVLVLLAAAAAAYYFREPRVLFDRLGL, from the coding sequence ATGGAAGTTACCTGTACTAATTGCCCTGCGCGCTACGCCGTTCCGGACGCGAAGGTGCGCGGACGCAAGGTCCGCATCAAGTGCAAGCACTGCGGCGCCGGTATCGTAGTGGACGGCACGGTTCTGGGTGCGGCAGCCCCCAAAGCGCCGAAGCCGGAGCCCAGGCCCGCGCCGAAACCGGAATTCAAGCCGGAACCCAAGCCCGCGCCCGAGCCCGCGCCCAAGCCGGAACCCAAGCCCGAGCCCAAACCGGAACCCAAGCCGGAACCCAAGCCGGAACCCAAGCCGGAGCCCAAGCCCGAGCCCAAACCCGAGCCCAAGCCCGAACCCAAACCGGAACCCAAGCCGGAGCCCAAGCCCGAACCGAAGCCCGCGCCGAAGCCCTTCGAGCCCGCCAAGCCCGAACCGGAGCTGGTCGCGACCAAGAACGTGGGCGGCGGATTCTCGCCGCTGGACGATCGCCCGAGTGGTTGGCACGAGCCCGGTGCCGGTGTGCCCGGTGCCCGCACGCGACAGCGCAACCCGGCGAAGCAGACGCTCCTCGGTGGCCTCGGTGGTCCCGGCGCGGACGACGAACCCTCGCCTCCGCCGGTGGTCGCGGAGGCCAAGCCCACCCCCAAGCCCGCGGCGGCGGTGCCGCGGCCCACGGCGGCGGGCGCTGCGCCGCGACGGGTGTCGGCCAACAAGCGCACCATGATCGGCATCCCCGCGCCCGCAGTGGAGGAGCCCGCGGTGCCGCCCATGGCTCCGGTGGCCGAAGAGCCCGCCGCTTCGGAGTCGGGGGACGAGCCCGAATGGACCGTGGCCATCACGGACGACCAGCACGAGGAGCTGAACACCAACGAGGTCGTCGAGCTGTACGCCCGCGGGGCCATCGATCAGGAAACGTTCATCTGGGCGGACGGGATGGAGGACTGGAAACAGCCCTGGGAAATCCCGCTCATTGCCGCCGCCCTGAGCGCTCGCGGCCTGGCGCCGCTGCCGGAGGAGTCGGACGACGACGACCGCACCATCGTCTCTGACGGTCTGCCGCCCTCCCGCTCCAGCGGCGTCTGGCGAGAACCGGGCAGCTGGTCCTCGCCGGATCTCAACGCGCCCTTCGACGACGACGCGGTGAGCTTCGACGACGTCACCGTGAGCATGGACGCGCCCCGAGCCGCGGAGCTCTTGCGTGAGGCCAGCTTGCTCGACGAGATGCAAGGGCCCCCTCGACAGCCGGCCACCACCATGGACGTGGGTGTGGACGAGCTGATGGACGACGCTGCCCACGAGGACGTGACCCGCGCGGTGCCGTCCTCGCCGGATTGGACGACGGAAGAGGACGCGCACCTCACCGGGGCGCGCCACGACGACTCCGTGCTGTTCTCCCTCGACGCGCTGGCCAAGAACCCCGAGCCCGCGGGGCCCGAAGACTTCGCCGACGAAGAGCCGACCAGCTTGTTCGACGACGACCAGCCCACCACCATCTTCCAAGACGATCAGCCCACGACGTTGCTCGAACAGCCCGCCGTGGCGGCCGCGGAGCGCTTGGCCGCGCCGTTTCCCGAGCCGGTGCCGATCGTCCCCGAGCCGACGCCGGCGCCCCCGCCCGTCGCCCCGATTCCGGTGGCGCCGCCGCCGGTGTCGATGCCCGCGCCCGAGCAGAAGAAGAAGGGTGGCAGCGGCTTCGTGTGGCTGCTGCTGTTCGTGCTCGTGTTGCTCGCGGCGGCCGCAGCGGCGTACTACTTCCGCGAGCCGCGCGTGCTGTTCGATCGTCTCGGCCTATGA